Proteins encoded in a region of the Paenibacillus sp. W2I17 genome:
- the galU gene encoding UTP--glucose-1-phosphate uridylyltransferase GalU → MRIRKAIIPAAGLGTRFLPATKAMPKEMLPIVDKPTIQYIIEEAVASGIEDIIIVTGKGKRAIEDHFDYSFELEQNLADKQKWDLLNEVRKPSEMADIHYIRQKEPKGLGHAIWCARKFIGNEPFAVLLGDDIVEAEHPCLKQMIDVYDELQSPIVGVQPVDWSEVSRYGIVDGELLTPTDDRVFRARRLIEKPKTEDSPSNLAIMGRYILTPDIFEILGQQSAGVGGEIQLTDALSQLNEQRQILAYHFDGLRHDVGEKLGFIETSIHYALQRPDLREDLLKYLKKITESN, encoded by the coding sequence GTGCGTATTCGCAAAGCGATTATTCCAGCCGCAGGGCTGGGTACCCGGTTTCTGCCTGCCACCAAGGCGATGCCTAAGGAAATGCTGCCCATCGTGGACAAGCCAACGATCCAGTACATTATTGAAGAAGCCGTAGCTTCAGGCATTGAAGATATCATTATTGTGACAGGTAAAGGGAAGCGGGCCATTGAGGATCACTTCGACTATTCGTTTGAGTTGGAACAAAATCTGGCTGATAAACAGAAGTGGGACTTGCTTAACGAAGTGCGAAAACCCTCCGAGATGGCAGATATCCATTATATCCGTCAAAAGGAACCGAAGGGACTTGGTCACGCCATCTGGTGTGCCCGCAAGTTTATCGGCAACGAGCCTTTTGCCGTCCTGTTAGGGGACGATATTGTAGAAGCGGAACATCCCTGCCTGAAGCAGATGATCGATGTCTACGATGAACTGCAATCTCCGATTGTTGGTGTACAACCTGTTGATTGGAGCGAGGTATCCCGCTACGGAATTGTGGACGGAGAGTTGCTGACCCCTACCGATGATCGTGTTTTTCGCGCCCGCCGCTTAATTGAGAAACCAAAGACTGAAGACTCTCCCTCCAACCTGGCTATTATGGGACGTTATATTCTTACACCGGATATCTTTGAGATACTAGGTCAACAATCTGCTGGTGTCGGAGGAGAAATCCAACTTACGGATGCCTTGTCCCAATTGAATGAACAGCGGCAGATTCTCGCATATCATTTTGACGGACTGCGTCATGATGTTGGTGAGAAGTTGGGCTTTATTGAGACATCGATTCATTACGCGTTGCAACGCCCGGATCTGCGGGAGGATTTGTTGAAGTATTTAAAGAAGATAACAGAATCGAACTAA
- a CDS encoding DEAD/DEAH box helicase, with the protein MAPFTIMDIKLLCGVTAFKRGEDYNQSGRVTNLVVGEDQLHYEAQVRGSERYQVTVDIDGTGEVVAGCSCPGDGRHYDYCKHVAAVLLAIHEWGEQQERNATIVSGKPSQPATGQGANTSSNLGSKSRVGTLVEESVWERPQSASQREQLNDAPERPPVHFAQAGRPSSASGWGRSADKPSYRTADQILSMFAKDRRPLHGNDRKYTAPVSRSFLREELQVQFICKLTQVHKGGGKLALELKVGNKRLYVVQKVKQFLNCIQKGEPMSFTKLFHYDPLMHVFTPQDQAILSMLIRMRQSEEAYRQSISGYLGASDGRDILIAPLVWKPLLELLLKADSRMEGTGFANGPLTLGEGVLPLFYRIAQGVNEGYQLEISGLRELILLPAYDAAVVEGQLHMLEPMQMRSLEDLSAALTSYGIKESIDISTQQVDEFVQHVVPELRTLGHLSIDSQVREQIAEPELSPKLYIDFYRERITARLEFDYEVMVINPLAEYLIDEEEKKVILVRDRYKERNLIERLDRSFLERDGSVWASEREDAIYDVMYHLLPELEKQVDIYMPNAVKAMVQSYPTPPKVRADLGRGLDWLEISFEMEGVDEQELQELMRRIVEKKPYFRLKSGVFLSLENEGADSFAHMADSLGLGADDIKSSHIRLPAVRALQLPGRDEVSGHVKWGGSLKRFLDDLRDPERMDFALPKALSPILRDYQNSGYQWLRTLAYYRFGGILADDMGLGKTLQSIAYITAVLEEKPEYNMDNTGVDKYRESGSLRGGETLANSDIDPETGLPLDKMASVNTDGLWSTMQQDGLTIRTRVIHPPVLVVAPASLTYNWANEFARFAPHLNVLIAAGQKEERASMLSGMDEADVIVTSYPLLRRDLDTYLGRTFHTLILDEAQAIKNASSQTAQAVKQIQAPRRFALTGTPVENSLDELWSIFEAVFPGLFPSYRRFRDLPPERISRMVRPFILRRLKKDVLEELPDRIETVQRSELTVEQKKLYAAYLSQLQDEASKDMEDNGFQKNRIKILAGITRLRQLCCHPALFVEGYQGDSGKMEQLLETVEDCLASGKRILIFSQFASMLNLIRQTLAAQGRNLFYLDGQTPAQSRVEMCHRFNEGEAELFLISLKAGGTGLNLTGADTVILYDLWWNPAVEEQAIGRAHRMGQKQVVQVIRLVTEGTIEEKILELQQRKKDLIAEVIEPGDGGSTTLSEQDIRELLMV; encoded by the coding sequence GTGGCGCCATTCACAATTATGGATATCAAATTGCTGTGCGGGGTCACGGCATTCAAGCGCGGAGAAGATTATAACCAATCTGGCAGGGTGACCAATCTGGTGGTCGGTGAGGATCAGCTTCATTATGAAGCTCAGGTACGTGGATCGGAGCGTTATCAGGTGACCGTGGATATAGATGGAACGGGTGAGGTTGTAGCAGGCTGCAGTTGTCCGGGTGATGGCAGGCATTATGACTATTGCAAACATGTCGCTGCTGTCCTGTTGGCTATTCACGAATGGGGTGAGCAGCAGGAGCGTAATGCCACAATTGTCTCAGGGAAGCCTTCTCAACCTGCTACAGGCCAAGGAGCCAATACCAGTTCTAACTTAGGTTCCAAGTCCAGGGTCGGGACGCTAGTCGAAGAGAGCGTGTGGGAGCGCCCACAGTCTGCTTCACAACGAGAGCAACTGAATGATGCTCCAGAGCGTCCTCCGGTTCATTTTGCCCAGGCAGGTCGTCCAAGCTCAGCTTCGGGGTGGGGTCGCTCGGCAGATAAACCTTCTTACCGTACGGCGGATCAGATTCTGTCCATGTTTGCCAAGGATCGGAGACCGCTGCACGGAAATGACCGTAAATACACCGCTCCTGTCAGCCGTTCCTTCCTGCGGGAAGAATTGCAGGTTCAGTTTATATGTAAGCTGACACAGGTTCACAAGGGTGGCGGGAAACTTGCTCTTGAATTGAAAGTAGGTAACAAACGTCTGTATGTGGTGCAGAAAGTGAAGCAATTCCTGAACTGTATCCAGAAGGGCGAGCCAATGTCATTTACCAAGCTGTTCCACTATGATCCATTAATGCATGTTTTCACTCCGCAGGATCAGGCCATTCTCTCGATGCTTATTCGAATGAGACAGAGTGAGGAGGCCTATCGCCAATCCATCTCCGGTTATCTGGGAGCTTCGGACGGACGGGATATATTGATTGCTCCTCTCGTATGGAAGCCATTGCTGGAATTGCTGCTAAAGGCTGACAGCCGGATGGAGGGCACGGGATTTGCCAATGGACCACTCACACTGGGTGAGGGCGTACTTCCTTTATTTTACCGGATCGCCCAGGGAGTGAATGAAGGATATCAGCTTGAAATTTCCGGACTGCGTGAGCTGATTCTTCTCCCTGCTTATGATGCCGCTGTGGTGGAAGGGCAGTTGCATATGTTGGAGCCGATGCAGATGCGAAGTCTGGAGGACTTGAGCGCGGCACTTACCTCATATGGGATCAAGGAAAGCATTGATATTTCGACCCAGCAGGTGGATGAGTTCGTACAGCATGTCGTGCCAGAACTGCGTACGCTCGGCCATCTGTCTATTGATTCACAGGTGCGTGAACAGATCGCGGAACCGGAACTCTCACCGAAGCTGTACATCGACTTCTATCGTGAACGTATCACAGCACGTCTGGAATTCGACTATGAGGTCATGGTTATTAATCCGCTTGCCGAGTATTTAATAGATGAAGAAGAGAAAAAGGTTATTTTGGTGCGTGATCGATATAAAGAGCGGAATCTGATTGAACGGCTCGATCGTTCTTTCCTGGAACGTGATGGTAGCGTCTGGGCGAGTGAACGGGAAGATGCGATCTATGATGTTATGTACCATCTGTTGCCTGAGCTTGAGAAACAGGTAGACATCTACATGCCGAACGCCGTGAAGGCGATGGTGCAATCCTATCCAACACCGCCGAAAGTACGGGCAGATTTGGGAAGAGGATTGGACTGGCTGGAGATTTCATTTGAGATGGAAGGTGTGGACGAGCAGGAGCTTCAGGAACTCATGCGTCGCATTGTGGAAAAGAAACCGTATTTCCGTCTCAAGAGCGGTGTCTTTCTTTCACTTGAAAATGAAGGTGCAGATAGCTTCGCTCACATGGCCGATTCACTTGGGCTGGGAGCAGATGACATCAAGAGCAGCCATATCCGGCTGCCAGCTGTTCGGGCGTTACAATTGCCGGGCAGGGATGAAGTCTCCGGTCATGTGAAATGGGGAGGTTCTCTGAAACGTTTCCTCGATGATCTGCGAGATCCCGAACGGATGGATTTTGCATTGCCAAAAGCGCTGAGCCCCATCCTGCGGGATTATCAGAACAGTGGATACCAGTGGCTTCGTACCCTCGCTTATTATCGTTTTGGCGGCATTCTGGCGGATGATATGGGACTTGGCAAAACATTGCAAAGTATCGCCTATATTACAGCGGTGCTTGAGGAAAAGCCCGAGTACAATATGGACAATACGGGCGTTGATAAATACCGGGAGAGCGGATCATTACGGGGTGGTGAAACGTTGGCGAATTCCGACATCGATCCCGAAACTGGGCTCCCATTGGACAAGATGGCTTCAGTGAATACAGATGGTTTATGGTCTACGATGCAGCAGGATGGACTAACAATCCGAACGAGGGTCATTCATCCCCCGGTACTTGTCGTGGCGCCTGCCTCACTGACCTACAACTGGGCTAATGAGTTTGCGCGGTTCGCCCCGCATCTGAACGTCCTGATTGCAGCCGGTCAGAAAGAAGAACGAGCCAGCATGCTTTCAGGCATGGATGAGGCAGATGTGATTGTGACGTCGTATCCTCTGTTGCGCCGGGATTTGGACACATACCTGGGCCGAACCTTCCATACGCTCATTTTGGATGAAGCTCAGGCAATCAAAAATGCTTCTTCCCAGACCGCGCAGGCAGTCAAACAGATTCAGGCCCCGCGTCGTTTTGCACTCACAGGTACGCCTGTAGAGAACTCACTGGATGAATTGTGGTCCATTTTTGAAGCCGTATTTCCTGGGTTGTTTCCAAGTTACAGAAGATTCCGCGACCTTCCTCCGGAACGGATCTCGCGGATGGTGCGTCCGTTTATTCTGCGCCGCCTGAAGAAGGATGTGTTGGAAGAATTGCCTGATCGAATTGAAACGGTACAGCGGTCAGAGCTTACGGTTGAACAGAAGAAACTGTACGCCGCATACCTTTCTCAGCTTCAGGATGAAGCATCGAAGGACATGGAGGATAACGGATTCCAGAAGAATCGTATCAAAATTCTGGCTGGCATCACGCGCTTGCGTCAGTTGTGTTGTCACCCGGCCCTCTTTGTGGAAGGCTATCAAGGCGATTCTGGGAAAATGGAACAGTTGCTTGAAACGGTCGAAGATTGTTTGGCTTCAGGGAAACGAATTCTCATCTTCTCCCAATTTGCTAGCATGTTGAACCTGATTCGTCAGACCCTTGCGGCACAGGGAAGGAATCTGTTCTACCTCGATGGTCAGACCCCTGCACAGAGCCGGGTTGAGATGTGCCACAGATTTAATGAGGGCGAAGCTGAACTGTTCTTAATCTCTCTGAAAGCTGGCGGTACCGGACTAAACTTAACAGGGGCAGATACCGTTATATTATATGATCTATGGTGGAATCCCGCCGTGGAAGAACAGGCTATTGGCCGTGCCCATCGTATGGGACAGAAACAGGTGGTTCAAGTCATCCGCTTGGTTACCGAAGGTACGATCGAAGAGAAGATTTTGGAACTTCAGCAGCGGAAAAAGGACTTGATTGCCGAAGTGATCGAACCGGGAGACGGGGGATCGACGACCTTGTCTGAGCAGGATATCCGCGAATTGTTGATGGTATAA
- a CDS encoding bifunctional 2-polyprenyl-6-hydroxyphenol methylase/3-demethylubiquinol 3-O-methyltransferase UbiG: protein MKLNLDYYNGKDLYSDGEVEDKLLHITKNHKSFHNVLKENSSWPILYHLSPIRSNLLEWYPFNEKASLLEIGAGCGAITGLLSEKVNKVTAIELSKKRAEILANRYEERENIEVIVGNFEDIPFDRKFDYITLIGVLEYSGKYGEGSSPYFDFLKKAKSMLSPNGTLIIAIENKYGLKYWAGAAEDHTGQWFDGIEHYVGNDEVRTFSKKEIEELLKKAGFFNNDFYYPMPDYKLPSQVFSDSYLPKPGDLKITPNFDRDRLLLFNEKITFDNIIQNEMFPFFSNSFLIFSKE, encoded by the coding sequence TTGAAACTCAACCTAGATTACTATAATGGGAAAGATCTTTATAGTGATGGAGAAGTAGAAGATAAACTGCTTCATATAACTAAAAATCATAAGTCCTTTCATAATGTTCTTAAAGAAAATTCCAGTTGGCCTATTCTATACCATCTGTCTCCAATTAGATCCAACCTTCTTGAATGGTATCCATTTAATGAAAAAGCATCTTTACTGGAAATCGGAGCGGGATGTGGAGCAATTACTGGACTTTTAAGTGAAAAGGTAAATAAAGTCACTGCTATTGAACTTTCAAAAAAAAGAGCAGAGATTCTTGCGAACAGATATGAGGAACGTGAAAATATAGAAGTAATTGTTGGTAATTTTGAAGATATACCTTTTGATAGGAAATTTGATTATATTACACTCATCGGAGTGCTAGAGTATTCTGGAAAATATGGGGAGGGGTCCTCCCCATATTTTGATTTTTTGAAAAAGGCAAAATCAATGCTTAGTCCTAATGGGACTCTTATTATTGCGATTGAAAATAAATATGGACTGAAGTATTGGGCTGGAGCTGCTGAGGATCATACCGGGCAATGGTTTGATGGTATTGAACATTATGTGGGAAATGATGAAGTTAGGACGTTCAGTAAAAAAGAGATTGAAGAGTTATTGAAAAAGGCTGGATTTTTTAATAATGATTTTTATTACCCAATGCCGGATTATAAGTTGCCATCTCAAGTGTTCTCTGACAGCTATTTACCAAAGCCAGGTGATCTTAAAATTACACCGAACTTCGACCGTGATAGGTTACTTTTATTTAACGAAAAAATTACCTTTGATAATATAATTCAGAATGAGATGTTTCCTTTTTTCTCTAACTCGTTTCTGATATTTTCGAAAGAATGA
- a CDS encoding ABC transporter permease: protein MLSRWNDEFITKYRFVAELTKKDFKTRYVGSFLGILWAFIQPMIQIIIFWFVFQVGFKSTPIDDFPFILWLISAMIPWFFISDSIQGATTSITDNSYLVKKVVFKVSLLPIVKIYSALWVHLFFVAVIFLMFSIYGYFPNVYNVQVLYYVFCISVLVLGISWITSSLIIFFKDMGQIVSTVLQFGFWLTPIFYSLDIIPQKYAFLLKINPAFYIIQGYRDTFIYKSWFWEHPKLTVYFWLCTIVILVVGRTMFKKLRPHFADVL, encoded by the coding sequence ATGTTATCTAGATGGAATGATGAGTTTATTACAAAATATAGATTTGTTGCTGAACTTACAAAGAAAGATTTTAAAACAAGATATGTCGGATCTTTTTTAGGAATACTGTGGGCCTTTATCCAACCTATGATTCAAATCATTATTTTTTGGTTTGTTTTTCAAGTTGGATTCAAATCAACACCGATTGATGATTTCCCATTTATATTATGGCTAATTTCAGCTATGATTCCGTGGTTTTTTATTTCAGATTCTATTCAAGGAGCGACTACATCTATTACAGATAATAGTTATTTGGTGAAAAAGGTCGTTTTCAAAGTGAGTCTCTTACCGATTGTAAAGATTTATTCTGCCTTATGGGTTCATCTGTTCTTTGTTGCAGTTATTTTTTTAATGTTTAGTATCTATGGTTACTTCCCGAATGTTTATAATGTCCAGGTGTTATATTATGTTTTTTGTATTTCAGTATTAGTGTTGGGGATTTCTTGGATTACATCATCTTTGATAATATTTTTTAAAGATATGGGACAAATCGTATCTACAGTTCTACAGTTTGGATTTTGGTTAACTCCTATATTCTATTCACTGGATATTATTCCTCAGAAATATGCTTTTCTTTTGAAAATAAACCCTGCCTTCTATATTATTCAGGGTTACAGAGATACCTTTATTTATAAGTCATGGTTCTGGGAGCATCCAAAACTAACAGTCTACTTCTGGTTATGTACTATAGTTATATTAGTAGTGGGAAGAACCATGTTTAAAAAACTTCGTCCGCATTTTGCAGACGTACTTTGA
- a CDS encoding O-antigen ligase family protein gives MSNPVYGKTKKTSNKATLGSSPLLKRSLTIGLILFLLWSAFQVALFNGQLLQFEAPIYWAVAITTLLFIIWVAIYFKQIKLETQQDWLKVAVLLIPLTYVLSLINAASEYLAVNMILIQCIYAIIFVMTMYLLQNNKINHIIQSSLIGIAYVIVGFGLLNWLGAFSFAGKLVGWFSAGVINGVYNQAIWNDSNGPRLASVFQYPNTYAAFLMAFLFITIFSMIRSKKVYTQFLHSFMLVPIILSLLLTLSRTGLVMLPIVFVILLLLLKPAKQILWFIYSGVAAIGTLVVLNPINTAGLELQLQFSGSLAAKGWIYLIAASIIVAIVSWVIQRWIAPQLEHGIQSWSARKGSSLWIPLGSVILTVVVSVLLLGTSVRNILPDSISTRLENINFQQHSVLERITFYKDATKLFADYPVIGAGGGAWTALYEKYQNNPYISAQAHNFFMQYLVEVGIIGFVVFMAFILFVFYQYVRAYLKRSEEERESHFVYFILSMSILVLSLLDFNMSYVFIGILVFLGLGGMAAAMDPKPMRRLKMSDSTARGIYSSISGVAVIVLLIMSIRFLQANQYAYEAKEVAQTSQDFQMIKAPLEKDLSIRSTHSDSLLMLASLYQQGYEQTKDDQFYTASAQLLQRGLEAEPFNKGMVKQLISLDELKGEFDQAYALQKEYASNYVWDMAWYETLINRSFDLGYQALGQGNKAKKESYFTSGLEAYQHVVDGVEHLKTLPEGQLQGQPFELTPTMILNAGKIKYMLNDSAGSAAILKGGIAEDLTDATNREIARWYLAALTKDGQQDQAIYDNLIAVAPNEADEIKQIAELNF, from the coding sequence TTGTCGAATCCAGTATACGGGAAAACGAAGAAGACGTCGAACAAAGCCACGCTTGGTTCGTCTCCACTTCTAAAAAGGTCATTAACCATAGGACTTATCTTATTTTTACTCTGGTCCGCTTTTCAAGTTGCGCTATTCAATGGGCAATTGCTGCAATTTGAAGCTCCCATTTATTGGGCGGTTGCAATCACTACCCTCCTATTTATCATCTGGGTGGCCATTTACTTCAAACAAATCAAGTTAGAAACACAGCAAGATTGGCTCAAAGTGGCCGTGCTATTGATTCCACTTACCTATGTACTATCCCTCATCAATGCTGCATCGGAATATTTGGCAGTCAATATGATCCTCATCCAGTGCATTTATGCGATAATTTTTGTGATGACGATGTACCTGCTTCAAAACAACAAAATCAATCATATCATACAATCTTCTTTAATAGGAATTGCATATGTTATTGTGGGTTTTGGTTTGTTAAACTGGCTGGGGGCCTTCAGTTTCGCAGGCAAGCTGGTGGGGTGGTTTTCTGCAGGAGTTATTAACGGTGTATACAACCAAGCGATCTGGAATGATTCAAATGGACCACGACTTGCATCAGTATTTCAGTATCCTAATACATACGCCGCATTCCTGATGGCATTTTTATTTATCACCATTTTTAGTATGATCCGTTCCAAAAAAGTGTACACGCAGTTTCTACATAGTTTTATGCTTGTACCTATTATTTTGTCGCTACTGCTGACACTTTCCCGGACTGGGCTTGTCATGCTTCCGATTGTGTTCGTTATACTGTTATTATTGTTAAAACCCGCTAAACAAATTCTATGGTTTATCTATAGCGGAGTAGCCGCAATCGGCACACTGGTTGTATTGAATCCAATAAATACAGCAGGACTTGAATTGCAACTGCAATTTTCCGGCTCACTCGCAGCCAAGGGTTGGATTTATCTGATAGCAGCATCCATCATTGTGGCAATAGTAAGTTGGGTTATCCAGCGTTGGATCGCACCACAACTAGAGCATGGCATTCAATCCTGGTCAGCTCGAAAAGGCTCCAGTTTATGGATTCCACTAGGATCTGTTATTCTCACAGTTGTTGTTTCCGTGCTTCTGCTCGGTACGAGTGTGCGAAATATTTTACCTGATAGCATTAGTACACGACTTGAAAATATTAATTTCCAACAACACAGTGTACTCGAGCGAATTACGTTTTATAAAGATGCTACAAAGTTATTTGCAGACTACCCAGTCATTGGTGCGGGCGGTGGCGCTTGGACCGCCTTGTATGAGAAGTACCAGAACAATCCTTATATTAGCGCCCAGGCTCACAACTTCTTCATGCAATATCTGGTTGAGGTCGGGATCATAGGCTTTGTTGTTTTTATGGCATTTATTCTCTTTGTATTCTATCAATATGTGCGTGCTTATTTAAAACGGAGTGAGGAAGAACGCGAATCGCATTTTGTGTACTTCATTCTATCGATGTCCATTCTGGTATTGAGCCTTCTCGATTTCAATATGAGTTATGTCTTTATTGGAATCTTGGTATTCCTTGGACTCGGCGGTATGGCTGCTGCCATGGACCCCAAGCCGATGCGTCGATTGAAGATGAGTGACTCCACCGCACGCGGAATCTACAGTTCGATTTCGGGAGTAGCTGTAATCGTTCTGCTCATTATGTCTATTCGTTTCCTGCAAGCGAATCAATATGCCTACGAGGCTAAGGAGGTAGCTCAAACGAGCCAAGACTTCCAGATGATCAAAGCTCCACTGGAAAAAGATCTTTCGATTCGCAGCACACATTCAGACTCCTTGCTGATGCTGGCTTCCCTGTATCAACAAGGCTATGAGCAAACAAAAGATGATCAGTTCTATACAGCCTCAGCACAGTTGCTCCAGCGTGGTCTTGAAGCAGAGCCATTTAATAAAGGTATGGTTAAGCAACTCATAAGTTTAGACGAATTGAAGGGTGAGTTTGACCAGGCTTATGCACTCCAAAAAGAATATGCCTCCAATTACGTCTGGGATATGGCTTGGTATGAGACACTGATCAACCGTTCGTTCGATCTCGGATATCAAGCACTTGGACAAGGCAATAAAGCTAAGAAGGAATCTTATTTCACTTCAGGTCTGGAAGCCTATCAGCATGTTGTTGATGGAGTAGAACATCTAAAGACTCTTCCTGAAGGACAGCTCCAAGGACAGCCGTTCGAGCTGACTCCAACAATGATTCTGAACGCAGGGAAAATAAAATATATGTTAAATGATTCAGCTGGATCTGCTGCTATCCTTAAGGGTGGAATCGCAGAGGATCTGACCGATGCTACCAACCGTGAAATTGCTCGTTGGTACCTTGCCGCTCTAACTAAGGATGGACAACAAGATCAAGCTATATATGATAACCTTATCGCTGTCGCACCTAATGAAGCAGACGAGATTAAACAGATAGCAGAACTGAATTTCTAA
- a CDS encoding ABC transporter ATP-binding protein — MNSDVAIKVEGLTKTYKIYENPIDRLKEGLNPFKKDYHRDFNALNQVSFELKKGDALAIIGKNGSGKSTLLKIITGVLTPSSGKVTVNGKISALLELGAGFNPEYTGLENIYLNGTIMGYSKEQVDEKIEDILNFADIGEFIKQPVKSYSSGMFARLAFAVAINVDPDILIVDEALSVGDIHFQAKCYRKFDEFKEKGKTILFVSHSLDSVIRYCNTAILLDEGQLIDQGSPKEMVDIYKRILTKNFTSTTTSSQPEVQMNAERKEISTNWKIEMDVHPDFLDYGDKKAEIIDFGMFDQLNTLNNSFQSDEITTFRIRVRFNSSVSNPIFAFVIKDIKGMEIAGTNTWYNGEFTGDYNSGDEVVVSFSHQLNLQGGTYTLSFGCTGYENDELVVYHRLYDVIFFRVVLLKSIVGIADLNTKIQLDRL; from the coding sequence ATGAATTCAGATGTTGCTATTAAAGTTGAGGGCCTAACTAAGACATATAAAATATATGAGAATCCTATTGATCGTTTAAAAGAGGGCTTGAATCCTTTTAAAAAAGATTATCATCGAGATTTCAATGCGTTGAATCAAGTGTCATTTGAACTCAAAAAGGGAGATGCACTTGCTATTATAGGTAAGAACGGTTCTGGTAAATCGACACTGCTTAAGATTATAACAGGAGTCCTTACACCTTCTAGCGGGAAAGTTACAGTTAATGGGAAAATATCAGCGTTGTTAGAACTGGGAGCAGGTTTTAATCCTGAATATACCGGCTTAGAGAATATATATTTAAATGGAACCATAATGGGCTATTCCAAAGAGCAAGTAGATGAGAAAATAGAGGATATTTTAAATTTTGCGGATATAGGCGAGTTTATTAAGCAGCCTGTCAAGTCCTACTCTAGTGGAATGTTTGCTCGACTGGCTTTCGCTGTTGCCATTAATGTTGACCCAGATATATTAATTGTTGATGAAGCCCTATCTGTAGGAGATATTCACTTCCAGGCTAAATGTTACAGGAAATTTGACGAGTTTAAGGAAAAAGGGAAAACCATTTTATTTGTATCTCATTCACTAGATAGCGTAATTCGTTACTGTAACACCGCGATCTTACTTGATGAGGGCCAGCTTATAGATCAAGGTTCTCCTAAGGAAATGGTTGATATTTACAAAAGGATCCTTACCAAAAACTTCACTTCAACTACCACTTCTTCTCAACCTGAAGTTCAAATGAATGCAGAAAGAAAAGAGATAAGTACGAACTGGAAAATTGAAATGGATGTTCATCCTGATTTTTTAGACTATGGTGATAAGAAAGCTGAAATTATTGATTTTGGAATGTTTGATCAGTTAAATACATTGAATAACTCTTTTCAAAGTGATGAAATTACAACATTTAGAATTAGAGTTCGTTTTAACTCTAGTGTATCGAATCCTATTTTTGCCTTCGTTATCAAGGACATTAAAGGTATGGAGATTGCTGGAACAAACACGTGGTATAATGGAGAATTTACAGGTGATTATAATTCGGGTGATGAGGTAGTGGTTTCTTTCTCGCATCAACTGAATTTACAAGGTGGTACTTATACATTATCGTTCGGTTGTACGGGATATGAAAATGATGAACTGGTAGTTTATCACCGATTATATGATGTTATTTTTTTTAGAGTTGTTTTATTGAAATCTATCGTTGGAATAGCGGACTTAAATACTAAAATACAACTAGACCGATTATAG